In Nicotiana tabacum cultivar K326 chromosome 2, ASM71507v2, whole genome shotgun sequence, the following proteins share a genomic window:
- the LOC107785356 gene encoding transcription factor bHLH61-like isoform X2: MGSKDQKIALLNQHLEQLGSITNSPSVNKASIIVHASKYIEELKERIDKLNEDVSTSQPSHVDDENSLPLVTVETLEKGFVINVFSEKNCPGLLVSILEAFEELGLELSDARVSCSDSFRLEAVSENT; this comes from the exons ATGGGATCCAAAGACCAAAAAATTGCATTGCTCAATCAACATTTGGAGCAACTCGGTTCAATTACTAATTCCCCTTCT GTGAATAAGGCATCAATCATCGTCCATGCATCTAAGTACATAGAGGAATTAAAGGAAAGGATAGACAAGTTAAATGAAGATGTCTCAACCTCACAACCTTCTCATGTTGATGATGAAAATTCCTTACCATTG GTTACAGTAGAAACCCTAGAAAAGGGATTTGTAATAAATGTGTTCTCAGAAAAGAATTGCCCTGGATTGTTAGTCTCCATTTTGGAAGCATTTGAAGAGCTTGGCCTTGAATTATCGGATGCTAGGGTTTCTTGTTCCGATAGTTTTCGCCTTGAAGCTGTTAGTGAA AATACCTGA
- the LOC107785356 gene encoding transcription factor bHLH61-like isoform X1: protein MGSKDQKIALLNQHLEQLGSITNSPSVNKASIIVHASKYIEELKERIDKLNEDVSTSQPSHVDDENSLPLVTVETLEKGFVINVFSEKNCPGLLVSILEAFEELGLELSDARVSCSDSFRLEAVSETEGQIDRVDAQMVKQSVLEAIRNWSQSNEQD, encoded by the exons ATGGGATCCAAAGACCAAAAAATTGCATTGCTCAATCAACATTTGGAGCAACTCGGTTCAATTACTAATTCCCCTTCT GTGAATAAGGCATCAATCATCGTCCATGCATCTAAGTACATAGAGGAATTAAAGGAAAGGATAGACAAGTTAAATGAAGATGTCTCAACCTCACAACCTTCTCATGTTGATGATGAAAATTCCTTACCATTG GTTACAGTAGAAACCCTAGAAAAGGGATTTGTAATAAATGTGTTCTCAGAAAAGAATTGCCCTGGATTGTTAGTCTCCATTTTGGAAGCATTTGAAGAGCTTGGCCTTGAATTATCGGATGCTAGGGTTTCTTGTTCCGATAGTTTTCGCCTTGAAGCTGTTAGTGAA ACCGAAGGACAGATTGATAGAGTAGATGCCCAAATGGTAAAACAATCAGTCTTGGAAGCTATAAGGAACTGGAGCCAAAGCAATGAACAAGATTAA